The following are encoded together in the Capsulimonas corticalis genome:
- a CDS encoding polysaccharide deacetylase family protein, which translates to MSTKSFWTSIVPLVTIAAVVAPAHAAGKRPLSFREKLQPMTRPGRADDTPTAVERIRRNTPTAFLGSGEIPQSQVELLAKDTYEKSKGYRFNKIIRGNLNRKEIALTFDDGPHAVYTLKLLKILKQLHTPATFFVVGKQVEKFPTLVQLEVIEGHEVGDHTYDHVNLTELTPDLVEYEMDRCDRAIKNVTGSSVRFIRPPGGDYNQTVLSAASRRGYVTALWTDDPGDWARIPSDVILQRSLDRLENGAILLLHDGIPETLDILPQLINEARARGYKFVTLSQLAMDRDKKDIEPIGAGRILKKY; encoded by the coding sequence ATGAGCACAAAATCTTTCTGGACGTCGATTGTCCCGTTGGTGACGATCGCCGCTGTCGTTGCGCCCGCCCACGCCGCCGGCAAGCGCCCGCTTTCATTCCGTGAAAAACTTCAGCCGATGACGCGCCCCGGCCGCGCCGACGATACGCCGACCGCCGTCGAGCGCATCCGCAGGAACACGCCGACCGCGTTTCTCGGATCCGGCGAAATCCCGCAATCCCAGGTCGAGCTGCTGGCGAAGGACACTTACGAAAAGTCCAAAGGCTATCGGTTCAACAAGATCATTCGCGGCAATCTGAATCGAAAAGAGATCGCGCTGACGTTTGACGACGGCCCGCACGCCGTCTACACGCTCAAGCTCCTCAAGATCCTGAAGCAGCTGCACACCCCCGCCACATTTTTCGTGGTCGGCAAGCAGGTGGAGAAGTTCCCCACCCTGGTGCAGCTCGAAGTGATCGAGGGCCACGAAGTCGGCGATCACACCTACGACCATGTCAATCTGACGGAGCTGACGCCCGATCTGGTCGAGTACGAAATGGACCGCTGCGACCGCGCGATCAAGAACGTGACCGGATCCTCCGTGCGCTTCATCCGCCCTCCCGGCGGCGACTACAATCAAACCGTGCTGAGCGCCGCCAGCCGGCGTGGTTACGTCACCGCCCTGTGGACCGACGATCCCGGCGACTGGGCGCGCATCCCCAGCGACGTGATCCTCCAGCGCTCCCTCGACCGTCTCGAAAACGGCGCGATCCTTCTTCTTCATGATGGTATCCCGGAGACGCTCGACATCCTGCCCCAGCTCATCAACGAAGCCCGCGCGCGCGGCTACAAGTTCGTGACGCTGAGCCAGCTCGCCATGGACCGCGACAAAAAAGACATCGAACCGATCGGCGCCGGCAGAATCCTGAAGAAATACTAA
- a CDS encoding glycosyltransferase family 4 protein — translation MRHRVSVLLETLDLFDPELSNLPLHGANLATVDLLRRIASHNRVEALEVFLAPAAMARADQMALAAQQVLPPALRGQGRLSFYPMHALRDIWADGKPRIHWCMDPSWMARDRYLRDRFAAGPTPIACDTHGYGHHTLWGPLARFAAAPPVAFDSMLSLSTMALKALERIFSDFLSAPGARPPCRLDLVPRGVDPDLFHPHDAAEKDAARRALDLPPGARIALYAGRVTAHGKADLLPLIRAFAAAAGPDDILLIAGTEYPAGYGAKLLEFGKSLGLGERLIVHPRVEPSMRPRYYGASDIFVFPGDTVQETLGITMLEAMASGLPCIVSEWDGMRDLIRDGETGFTIPTWWMPGLDAMDAFSPIIPQSSEYLLTAQRVWVDTERLSSALATLLSSPETRAAMGAAGREWIESDFALPKIMDRWIDLWDELAETAASESDADRILRRSYADRLGHPTPYDRLFSHYAAATLDDRRDSVRLTQHGRSVAARAQPLELYEETLSLAQPAILDAIMDRLTQTGNEWMKLGAAIAGAAAMTGQPPDKVRFHLCLLLKRDVLQLRRDE, via the coding sequence ATGCGTCATCGCGTCAGTGTTCTGCTGGAGACGCTGGATCTCTTCGATCCCGAACTCTCAAACCTTCCCCTTCACGGCGCCAACCTCGCGACCGTCGATCTTTTGCGGCGCATCGCTTCCCACAATCGCGTCGAGGCGCTGGAAGTGTTTCTCGCGCCCGCCGCAATGGCGCGCGCCGATCAGATGGCGCTCGCCGCGCAGCAGGTCCTGCCGCCCGCCCTGCGCGGCCAGGGGCGCTTGAGCTTCTACCCCATGCACGCTCTGAGGGACATCTGGGCCGACGGCAAGCCGCGCATCCACTGGTGCATGGACCCTAGCTGGATGGCGCGGGACCGGTATCTGCGCGACCGGTTCGCCGCCGGGCCGACCCCCATCGCCTGCGACACGCACGGCTACGGTCATCATACCCTGTGGGGCCCGCTCGCGCGGTTCGCCGCCGCGCCGCCCGTGGCCTTCGACAGCATGCTCAGTTTGAGCACGATGGCTCTCAAAGCGCTCGAACGGATCTTTTCTGATTTTCTGAGCGCGCCCGGCGCGCGGCCGCCATGCCGGCTGGATCTGGTTCCGCGCGGCGTCGATCCCGATCTCTTCCATCCCCACGATGCGGCGGAAAAAGACGCCGCGCGGCGCGCGCTGGACCTGCCGCCCGGAGCCCGGATCGCGCTGTATGCGGGACGCGTCACGGCGCACGGCAAGGCGGACCTGCTTCCCCTGATCCGCGCGTTCGCCGCCGCAGCCGGTCCGGACGATATCCTCCTCATCGCCGGGACCGAATATCCCGCTGGATACGGCGCGAAGCTTTTGGAATTTGGAAAGTCGCTCGGACTGGGCGAGCGGCTGATCGTCCACCCACGCGTCGAGCCCTCGATGCGCCCCCGTTACTACGGCGCCTCGGACATCTTCGTCTTCCCCGGCGACACCGTTCAGGAGACGCTGGGCATTACGATGCTGGAAGCCATGGCCTCGGGCCTGCCGTGCATCGTCTCGGAGTGGGACGGAATGCGCGATCTCATTCGAGACGGCGAGACGGGCTTCACCATCCCAACCTGGTGGATGCCGGGCCTGGACGCGATGGACGCCTTTTCGCCAATTATCCCGCAGTCGAGCGAGTATCTCCTCACTGCCCAGCGCGTTTGGGTGGACACGGAGCGCTTGTCGTCCGCCCTGGCGACGCTGCTCTCCTCCCCGGAAACACGCGCCGCGATGGGCGCCGCCGGCCGAGAGTGGATCGAATCCGATTTCGCGCTGCCCAAAATCATGGATCGATGGATCGACTTATGGGACGAATTGGCGGAAACCGCCGCATCGGAGTCGGATGCGGACCGCATTCTCCGGCGATCCTACGCCGATCGCCTTGGCCATCCCACGCCGTATGACCGCCTGTTCTCGCACTATGCGGCGGCGACGCTGGACGATCGCCGCGATTCGGTGCGTTTGACGCAGCACGGCCGATCGGTCGCCGCCCGCGCGCAGCCGCTTGAGCTCTACGAAGAAACGCTCTCGCTGGCGCAGCCGGCGATCCTCGACGCCATCATGGACCGATTGACTCAGACGGGAAACGAGTGGATGAAACTCGGCGCGGCAATCGCGGGAGCGGCCGCCATGACCGGCCAGCCCCCGGACAAAGTGCGTTTCCATCTGTGCCTCCTGTTAAAGCGCGATGTTCTTCAATTGCGCCGAGACGAGTAA
- a CDS encoding ABC transporter transmembrane domain-containing protein, translated as MALLDDLPDAVRASLVGVRDGEELVDGTRLSLAGDIGRDGSFGERWLIADRRAVYVATVGKGGGVTRDLELALSQIREVRIDTLVGSGALIVETNSGATIEALRFSAALAPKFGVAARALEAMAKDEEPPETSAADVERKVCPKCGDPLPDDTNVCVKCVDKRAVLRRLLSYAFPFRMQCILIAVLMLAGTAVGVVPPIFQQRLTDEVLVPHKHFGWIGGIVLGLILVSVLSRALTIWRGRLAAWISNRMVYVLRTQAYNRLQDLSLGYYDKRQTGSLLARVTQDVNELQNFMVDGIQFFLVNSLTIVGILVIMFRYNWLLTLLVLIPVPITVYLVNATWKRLRGRLVRLYYLRSNLSASLTSVLSGVRVVKAFAQEEREKDQFEDRSAKLRDATSYYDMGVATYFPMIEFVTTLGVYIIWLIGGREVFGNLSNKPSEGMTLGVLGMFLSYTAMLLGPLQGMTRIADWLSRSTASAERVFEVIDAEPDIQSAEDAVRMPRIEGHVELRSVRFSYDKNQPVLDGVSIDVKAGEMIGLVGHSGAGKSTIINLLSRFYDVKEGAILIDGVDIRKIDLGDLRRQIGVVLQEPYLFPGSIADNIKYAHPDAGPEEIMQAAKAANAHEFIMRFPDGYDTFVGERGARLSGGERQRISIARAILHDPRILILDEATASVDTQTEKKIQDAIARLVAGRTTFAIAHRLSTLRNADRLMVIERGKLVELGTHDELLAKPDGVFRKLVDLQREVNQINEL; from the coding sequence TTGGCATTATTAGACGATCTGCCCGACGCCGTGCGCGCTTCGCTGGTCGGGGTGAGAGATGGGGAGGAGCTGGTCGATGGGACGCGGCTTTCGCTGGCGGGAGACATCGGCCGGGATGGGAGCTTTGGCGAGCGCTGGCTGATCGCGGATCGCCGCGCGGTGTATGTCGCGACGGTGGGGAAGGGCGGGGGCGTAACCCGCGATCTGGAGCTGGCGCTGTCTCAGATCCGCGAAGTGCGCATCGATACGCTGGTGGGCAGCGGCGCGCTGATTGTCGAAACGAATTCGGGCGCCACGATCGAGGCGCTGCGCTTCTCCGCCGCCCTGGCGCCCAAGTTCGGCGTCGCGGCGCGCGCGCTGGAGGCGATGGCGAAGGACGAGGAGCCGCCGGAGACATCTGCGGCGGATGTAGAGCGCAAGGTCTGCCCCAAGTGTGGCGATCCGCTTCCCGACGACACCAATGTCTGCGTCAAGTGCGTCGATAAGCGCGCGGTGCTGCGCCGGCTTCTGAGCTATGCGTTCCCGTTCCGGATGCAGTGCATCCTCATTGCGGTGCTGATGCTGGCCGGAACGGCGGTGGGCGTTGTGCCGCCGATTTTCCAGCAGCGCCTCACCGACGAAGTCCTCGTGCCGCACAAGCACTTCGGCTGGATCGGCGGCATTGTCCTGGGCCTGATTTTGGTGAGCGTGCTCTCGCGGGCGCTGACGATCTGGCGCGGCCGCCTCGCGGCCTGGATCTCCAACCGGATGGTCTATGTGCTGCGTACGCAGGCGTACAACCGTCTCCAGGACCTTTCGCTCGGCTACTACGATAAGCGGCAGACCGGATCCCTGCTCGCGCGCGTCACGCAGGACGTCAACGAGCTGCAAAATTTCATGGTCGATGGGATCCAGTTCTTTCTCGTCAACTCCCTGACCATTGTCGGCATCCTCGTGATCATGTTCCGGTATAACTGGCTGCTGACGCTGCTGGTGCTGATCCCCGTGCCGATCACGGTCTATCTGGTCAACGCCACATGGAAGCGCCTGCGCGGCCGTCTCGTGCGTCTCTACTACCTGCGCAGCAATCTGTCGGCGTCGCTGACTTCCGTGCTCTCCGGCGTGCGCGTCGTGAAAGCCTTCGCGCAGGAAGAACGCGAAAAGGATCAGTTCGAGGACCGATCGGCCAAACTGCGCGACGCGACGTCGTATTACGATATGGGCGTCGCCACATACTTCCCGATGATCGAGTTCGTGACGACGCTCGGCGTTTATATCATCTGGCTGATCGGCGGGCGCGAGGTGTTCGGCAATCTGAGCAACAAGCCGTCCGAGGGCATGACCCTCGGCGTCCTCGGCATGTTTCTCTCGTATACCGCGATGCTGCTGGGGCCATTGCAGGGCATGACGCGTATCGCGGACTGGCTGTCCCGCTCGACGGCCAGCGCCGAGCGCGTCTTTGAAGTCATCGACGCCGAACCCGACATCCAGAGCGCCGAGGACGCCGTGCGCATGCCGCGCATCGAGGGCCATGTCGAGCTGCGCAGCGTTCGGTTTTCCTACGACAAGAACCAGCCGGTGCTCGACGGCGTTTCGATCGATGTGAAGGCGGGGGAGATGATCGGCCTGGTCGGCCATTCCGGCGCCGGCAAGTCCACGATCATCAATCTGCTCTCGCGGTTCTACGATGTCAAGGAAGGCGCCATTTTGATCGACGGCGTCGATATCCGCAAGATCGATCTGGGCGACCTGCGGCGGCAGATCGGCGTGGTGCTTCAGGAGCCGTATCTGTTCCCTGGGTCGATTGCGGACAACATCAAGTACGCGCATCCCGACGCCGGTCCTGAGGAGATCATGCAGGCGGCCAAGGCGGCGAACGCGCATGAGTTCATTATGCGCTTCCCGGATGGCTACGATACTTTTGTCGGCGAGCGCGGAGCGCGCCTCTCCGGCGGCGAGCGCCAGCGGATCTCCATCGCCCGCGCGATCCTGCACGATCCGCGCATCTTGATCCTCGACGAAGCCACGGCCTCAGTCGATACGCAGACCGAGAAGAAGATTCAGGACGCCATCGCCCGGCTCGTCGCCGGCCGCACCACCTTCGCCATCGCTCACCGTCTGTCCACGCTGCGTAACGCCGATCGCCTGATGGTGATCGAGCGCGGCAAGCTGGTCGAGCTTGGCACGCACGACGAACTGCTCGCCAAGCCCGACGGCGTATTCCGCAAGCTGGTCGATCTTCAGCGAGAGGTAAACCAGATCAATGAACTTTGA
- a CDS encoding helix-turn-helix domain-containing protein, which translates to MSIIGREIDAGFPLRRRRDVRYSKIMRGEEWVTFEESTGLTVIDGRPSVMPTYHRHQEIELNFLPQGSMTYLFAGVQRTVPTGRLAVFWAAFPHRLIHTEGDPTFYCFYLPLARLLQWRIPGELTTAILNGALVIDQDDSNILIDQVLLPRWADELADCNPAREKTCYLEMEARMRRLSVALQTHTPLSRDAERVNGLASTANEMEKVERITAIIAAHYTDPLGVSDIAALVGLHPKYAMTLFKKNFGMSILEYLTRHRLSHAQRLLATTNAKIVDIAFDAGFGSASRFYEIFERECGQSPREFRRRMQFGE; encoded by the coding sequence TTGTCAATCATCGGGCGTGAGATTGACGCCGGATTCCCGTTGCGCCGCCGCCGCGATGTCCGGTATAGTAAGATCATGCGTGGTGAAGAGTGGGTGACATTTGAGGAAAGCACGGGACTGACGGTCATCGACGGCCGGCCTTCGGTCATGCCGACATACCACCGGCACCAGGAGATCGAGCTGAATTTTCTACCGCAGGGCAGCATGACCTATCTCTTCGCCGGCGTCCAGCGAACGGTCCCCACCGGCCGCCTGGCGGTCTTCTGGGCGGCGTTTCCGCATCGCCTGATCCATACCGAAGGCGACCCGACCTTTTACTGCTTTTACCTGCCGCTCGCCCGGCTACTGCAATGGCGCATCCCCGGCGAGCTTACGACCGCCATCCTGAACGGCGCTCTGGTCATCGATCAGGACGACTCCAACATCCTCATCGATCAGGTGCTGCTCCCGCGCTGGGCGGACGAACTGGCCGACTGCAACCCCGCGCGCGAAAAGACGTGTTATCTGGAGATGGAGGCGCGCATGCGCCGGCTTTCCGTGGCGCTCCAGACGCACACGCCGCTCAGCCGCGACGCGGAGCGCGTCAACGGCCTCGCCTCCACAGCCAACGAGATGGAAAAAGTGGAGCGGATCACCGCCATCATCGCCGCCCACTACACGGACCCCCTCGGCGTCAGCGATATCGCCGCCCTCGTCGGCCTGCATCCCAAGTACGCCATGACCCTGTTCAAGAAAAACTTCGGGATGTCGATCTTAGAATACCTCACCCGCCACCGCCTTTCCCACGCCCAGCGCCTGCTGGCGACCACCAACGCTAAGATCGTCGACATCGCCTTCGACGCCGGATTTGGCTCCGCCAGCCGCTTTTACGAGATCTTCGAGCGAGAATGCGGCCAATCGCCCCGCGAGTTCCGCAGACGCATGCAGTTTGGGGAGTGA
- a CDS encoding GNAT family N-acetyltransferase, which yields MTPELRWLTPGDDAAHTALMNEAFARGRRPATLDFTGALPAEKPRSPQLGFFEAGRLVAAATYHAMHLGWGGGVELAMSGVAGVACAADCRGRGYVARLLAEGLRDMRERRQPLSGLFPFAYAFYRKHGWDWVGEQRSYTAALSMIPSFPEGRDTRRMEGMEALETVRPIYEAYTRRYRGMITRKDPNPNYWSGLDHRDGYTTYTYVYRNPVTSADEGYLVFRYPAEGDTATLHEFFALTPSAYRGLLSMLHYYGTQLAKVSWNAPLDDPLALYIQGYDLQTRLIPLFMGRIASVDQALTALQPATDLTGSVTIGVTDSQAEWNTGAFALEIEGGAVSVSRTDQAPGMSLDIATLSQAYWGQPSLDRLRAAGRLEVLDEPAYQLLAALLPPATCFLKDGF from the coding sequence ATGACACCTGAACTTCGCTGGTTGACGCCGGGCGATGACGCCGCCCATACCGCCTTAATGAACGAAGCGTTCGCGCGCGGACGCCGCCCTGCTACTCTGGACTTCACGGGCGCGCTGCCTGCGGAGAAGCCGCGTTCTCCCCAATTGGGTTTCTTCGAGGCGGGCCGGCTGGTCGCCGCCGCCACATACCATGCGATGCACCTGGGCTGGGGCGGCGGGGTTGAGCTCGCTATGAGCGGCGTCGCGGGCGTCGCCTGCGCCGCCGATTGCCGAGGGCGCGGCTACGTCGCCCGTCTGCTCGCCGAGGGCCTGCGGGATATGCGGGAGCGCCGCCAGCCGCTGAGCGGCCTGTTCCCCTTTGCCTACGCCTTTTACCGCAAGCACGGCTGGGATTGGGTGGGGGAGCAGCGCAGCTACACCGCCGCGCTTTCCATGATCCCCAGCTTTCCCGAAGGCCGCGACACGCGCCGCATGGAAGGCATGGAGGCGCTGGAGACAGTCCGGCCGATTTACGAAGCGTACACGCGGCGTTACCGGGGAATGATCACCCGGAAAGACCCCAATCCGAACTACTGGAGCGGCCTCGATCATCGGGACGGCTACACGACCTACACCTACGTCTACCGTAATCCTGTGACAAGCGCCGACGAAGGATACCTCGTTTTTCGATATCCCGCCGAAGGCGACACAGCGACGCTGCACGAATTCTTCGCGCTGACGCCATCGGCCTATCGCGGACTGCTGTCGATGCTGCACTACTACGGCACCCAGTTGGCGAAGGTCTCCTGGAACGCCCCGCTCGACGACCCATTGGCGCTGTACATTCAAGGCTACGATCTGCAAACGCGTCTGATCCCCCTCTTCATGGGCCGCATCGCCTCCGTCGATCAAGCCCTCACTGCGCTTCAGCCTGCGACGGACCTGACAGGAAGCGTCACGATCGGCGTCACCGACAGTCAGGCCGAATGGAACACCGGCGCTTTCGCCCTCGAGATCGAAGGCGGCGCAGTTTCCGTCAGCCGCACGGACCAAGCGCCAGGCATGTCTTTAGACATCGCGACGCTGTCCCAGGCCTACTGGGGCCAGCCGTCCCTCGACCGCCTCCGCGCCGCCGGCCGGCTGGAGGTTCTGGACGAACCCGCGTATCAGTTACTCGCGGCGCTGCTGCCGCCAGCGACGTGTTTCTTGAAGGATGGGTTTTAG
- a CDS encoding aldose 1-epimerase yields MAYQATGNDPSDLDITLTRGDITLTASNRGASLRTLTRRQADGTDWNVIWGYQGAANKQAGQGDVLIPFPGRVKGGQYTFDGQGYQLPNTGHDAPHAIHGFMRTLVWDYAARGDYGVVFRTRLNGADYADKGYPFTLDVEIAYELTDDGLICDFRIENAGETAAPVAAGFHPYFRVGEGLIDTDILHVPMHSILEFEDLIPTGKVLPVAGTPFDFTTPRAIGNLEINHCFVDPDRDGADGVVRISLQSQTRGVTVWMDKTFFSAVLYSGDPLPEGLRRHSLAIEPMTCASDAFNHPEWGLAALDPGMSLTGSWGVTTQIR; encoded by the coding sequence ATGGCGTATCAAGCGACGGGCAATGACCCGAGCGACCTCGACATCACTCTCACACGCGGCGATATCACGCTCACCGCGTCCAATCGCGGCGCTTCGCTGCGCACGCTGACGCGGCGGCAGGCCGATGGGACGGATTGGAATGTGATCTGGGGGTATCAGGGCGCGGCGAATAAGCAGGCGGGGCAGGGGGATGTTTTGATTCCGTTCCCCGGCCGGGTCAAGGGCGGGCAGTATACGTTCGACGGCCAGGGCTATCAGCTGCCCAACACCGGCCATGACGCGCCGCATGCGATCCATGGCTTTATGCGCACGCTCGTTTGGGACTACGCCGCGCGCGGCGACTACGGCGTGGTGTTCCGGACTCGCTTGAACGGCGCGGATTACGCCGACAAGGGGTATCCGTTCACGCTGGATGTCGAAATCGCTTATGAACTGACCGACGACGGTCTGATCTGTGACTTCCGGATTGAGAACGCGGGGGAGACAGCGGCGCCGGTGGCCGCCGGCTTCCACCCATACTTCCGGGTGGGTGAAGGATTGATCGACACGGATATCCTTCATGTGCCGATGCATTCGATTCTGGAGTTTGAGGACTTGATCCCGACGGGGAAGGTTCTGCCCGTCGCCGGTACGCCGTTTGACTTTACGACGCCGCGCGCCATCGGCAATCTGGAGATCAACCACTGCTTTGTAGATCCGGACCGGGACGGCGCGGACGGCGTCGTGCGCATCTCCCTGCAATCTCAGACGCGCGGCGTGACGGTCTGGATGGACAAGACGTTCTTCTCGGCGGTCCTCTACAGCGGCGATCCGCTTCCCGAAGGTCTGCGCCGCCACTCGCTCGCGATCGAGCCGATGACCTGCGCCTCCGACGCCTTCAACCACCCGGAATGGGGACTGGCGGCGCTGGATCCCGGCATGAGCCTCACCGGCAGCTGGGGCGTGACCACGCAGATTCGGTAA
- the rsgA gene encoding ribosome small subunit-dependent GTPase A produces MRSSIDLEIRPETEAAPATIVDGTVFRINSGNYHVQTEEHGVVICKLRGNLKKELVYSTSGSRAKRVDSAKKRRDTDPIAVGEHVRIDPDLAMIEEILPRRTEIARESPSQRGQHTLVANLDHLFVACAAKEPQPDPWLLDRFLVMAESADITASIVVNKIDLVDSGEEESLRLRMAVYERAGYRIWYVSARENIGIDDLRAELRDKISAFAGPSGVGKSRMINALCPGLDLRVGDIGYITYKGRHTTTSAELIPLEEGKAGWVADTPGLRQLEFWQVDKEDIQYCFPEFKPYLGECRFADCRHLDELGCAICAARDEGKIDERRYRSFVELSTL; encoded by the coding sequence TTGAGGTCCTCCATAGATTTAGAAATACGACCGGAGACGGAAGCCGCGCCGGCCACAATCGTGGACGGCACGGTCTTTCGGATCAACAGCGGGAACTACCACGTGCAGACCGAGGAGCATGGGGTGGTGATCTGCAAGCTGCGCGGTAACTTGAAGAAGGAGCTTGTTTACTCCACTTCCGGCAGCCGCGCGAAGCGCGTGGATTCGGCGAAGAAGCGCCGCGACACCGATCCCATCGCGGTCGGCGAGCATGTACGCATCGATCCGGATCTCGCCATGATCGAGGAGATCCTGCCTCGCCGCACCGAGATCGCTCGCGAATCGCCCTCGCAGCGCGGGCAGCATACCCTGGTCGCGAATTTAGACCATCTCTTTGTCGCCTGCGCCGCGAAGGAGCCGCAGCCGGACCCGTGGCTGCTCGACCGGTTTCTCGTGATGGCGGAATCGGCGGATATCACTGCCAGCATCGTCGTCAACAAGATCGACCTCGTGGATAGCGGCGAGGAAGAATCGCTGCGTCTGCGCATGGCCGTCTACGAGCGCGCGGGCTATCGGATCTGGTACGTCAGCGCGCGGGAGAATATTGGGATCGACGATCTGCGCGCGGAGCTGCGCGATAAGATTTCCGCCTTCGCCGGCCCCAGCGGCGTCGGGAAGAGCCGCATGATCAACGCCCTTTGTCCTGGTCTGGACCTGCGGGTGGGCGACATTGGGTATATCACCTACAAAGGCCGGCACACCACGACGAGCGCCGAATTGATTCCATTGGAGGAAGGCAAGGCGGGATGGGTGGCGGACACGCCGGGCTTGCGCCAGCTCGAATTCTGGCAGGTGGACAAAGAAGACATCCAGTACTGCTTCCCCGAATTTAAGCCGTATCTGGGCGAATGCCGCTTTGCGGACTGCCGGCACCTTGATGAACTCGGCTGCGCGATCTGCGCGGCCCGCGATGAAGGAAAGATCGACGAGCGCCGTTATCGAAGCTTCGTCGAATTATCGACCTTATGA
- a CDS encoding prepilin-type N-terminal cleavage/methylation domain-containing protein encodes MKSSSRSSLPSQGFTLIELLVVIAIIAILASILFPVFASARAKARDIATLSNLKQIGLAAVQYTQDYDGVNVPMQMQSPPWYAWGVILQPYIKSTSVCFDAQRTVPYVQIDPYGQWAWSTTLAINRYGYASKWQNETDTRLDGGFQSPSTRAAFIAQGDPVGVNNDFQSMHWFDGQRSSCPNVSNLKDTTDWMWQYNRIYAGAKTYHRNFTPVVFADGHAKAINLDQYIGGDTSYGACENVYYNPGDLPNTTKGGKMQEFWGRWWETSF; translated from the coding sequence ATGAAAAGCTCATCCCGATCTTCCTTGCCATCGCAAGGATTTACTCTTATCGAGTTACTCGTTGTTATCGCAATAATAGCGATATTAGCATCCATTCTCTTCCCCGTTTTCGCTTCGGCGCGGGCCAAGGCGCGAGATATCGCCACACTATCCAATCTCAAGCAGATCGGCCTGGCGGCCGTGCAGTACACACAGGACTACGACGGCGTCAATGTCCCCATGCAGATGCAGTCGCCGCCATGGTATGCGTGGGGAGTGATTCTCCAGCCGTATATAAAGTCCACGAGTGTCTGTTTTGACGCGCAGCGCACCGTTCCCTATGTGCAGATCGATCCTTACGGTCAGTGGGCATGGAGCACGACGCTCGCCATCAATCGTTACGGCTACGCGTCCAAGTGGCAGAATGAGACCGATACTCGTTTGGACGGCGGGTTTCAAAGTCCATCCACACGCGCGGCCTTTATCGCGCAAGGCGATCCCGTCGGCGTCAACAACGACTTCCAGTCCATGCATTGGTTTGACGGCCAGCGATCCTCGTGCCCCAATGTCTCGAATTTGAAAGACACTACGGATTGGATGTGGCAGTACAACCGCATCTATGCAGGCGCGAAAACTTACCATCGCAACTTCACGCCCGTCGTCTTCGCGGACGGCCACGCGAAAGCAATCAATCTGGACCAGTATATCGGCGGCGATACGTCTTACGGAGCCTGTGAAAATGTTTATTACAACCCTGGGGACCTGCCGAACACCACCAAGGGCGGAAAGATGCAGGAATTCTGGGGGCGCTGGTGGGAGACGAGTTTCTAA